The Stackebrandtia nassauensis DSM 44728 genome includes the window TGATGTGCCGATCGGCATATCGCGGTGGCGGCCGAAGCCGCATAGGCTCACGGTCATGCGAACCTGGCGGCCAGTGCTCGCGGGGGCCGGAACCCTCGCCTTGATCTTCGGGGTGCTGGTGCTGCCCGCCGATCCGTGGCTGTTCATGGTGGCGCCGACACTGGGGTGTCTGGTCACGGCGGCGCTTATGGCCAGCTGGCCGCTCAGCCGGGCCTGGGTGCCGCTGGCCTCGGGGCTGGTGGGCGCGGTGTCCCTGGGCGTCACCGCCGTGATGACGGCGCTGCGGCTCGGCGCCGGCGAACCGAGCCCGGTCGCGCCGACCAGCCTGTGGCTGATGCTGGAACCGGCGGTGCTGCTGATCTTCGTGTACCTGCCGGTGCGGTGGTCCCGGCCGTCGGCGGCGGTGTGGACCGGTGGCGCGGCGGGGCTGGGCGTGGCGTTGAACGTGCAGCGCTACATCACCGACACCAGCTTCGGGGAACGCGTCGCCGCCAGTGCCCTGTGGATGATCTTCGCGGTCGCCACCGGCACGGTCGCCTGGTACCTGCGCAGCCTTGCCGAGGCACGCGGCCGGGCCATCGCCGAGGCCCGGCAGACGCAGCGGCTGGAACTGGCCGCCGACCTGCACGACTTCGTCGCCCACGACGTCAGCGAGATCGTCGCCCAGGCGCAGGCGGGCCGGATGGTGCTGGCCCCCGACCCCCGGCTGGCCGAGGTCCTGGAACGCATCGAGGTCGCCGGGCTGCGAGCGCTGGCCTCCA containing:
- a CDS encoding sensor histidine kinase; protein product: MRTWRPVLAGAGTLALIFGVLVLPADPWLFMVAPTLGCLVTAALMASWPLSRAWVPLASGLVGAVSLGVTAVMTALRLGAGEPSPVAPTSLWLMLEPAVLLIFVYLPVRWSRPSAAVWTGGAAGLGVALNVQRYITDTSFGERVAASALWMIFAVATGTVAWYLRSLAEARGRAIAEARQTQRLELAADLHDFVAHDVSEIVAQAQAGRMVLAPDPRLAEVLERIEVAGLRALASMDRTVHMLRETDGATVAAPGVLADLDELVSRFESAGTTAARLDNGFTGSAPREIAAVAYRVVVEALTNVRRHAATATRVTVALAERDDHLVVTVTDDGRGETTASDRTSAGTGLAGLSERVTALGGDLTTATIRPHGWRLTARLPLTEGT